One genomic window of Gemmatimonadota bacterium includes the following:
- a CDS encoding NotI family restriction endonuclease: MQKENQPLAEVFGHLPTDFSPKAIRYRRNKLCPFNNQIPNCTKDKAKDPLGVCSIYNREGAVITCPVRFREDWLVADDAADFFFPEGAAWTSLTEVRLADFDGRSAGNIDVVLVAYDRDGRVYDFGSLEIQAVYISGNVRNPFTHYMSDCKANASMDWTRQPNYPRPDFLSSSRKRLAPQLMFKGGIIQAWNKKMAVALDSGFYKTLPDLTEVPKSEAEVAWLVYDLVLDTNATRYNLTRAKVVYTKFSEALNAITRPKVGRIEDFMNLLQSKVDEKQELPPTNKIVENPFEG; encoded by the coding sequence ATGCAAAAAGAGAATCAGCCATTGGCAGAGGTATTCGGTCATTTGCCAACAGATTTTAGCCCCAAAGCAATACGCTATCGTAGAAACAAACTCTGCCCTTTCAATAATCAAATTCCCAACTGCACTAAGGACAAGGCAAAGGATCCCCTGGGAGTCTGTAGTATTTACAACAGAGAGGGTGCAGTCATCACCTGCCCTGTCCGATTTCGAGAAGATTGGCTTGTCGCTGATGATGCCGCGGATTTCTTCTTTCCAGAAGGAGCCGCCTGGACTTCATTGACCGAAGTAAGATTGGCCGATTTTGACGGTAGGTCTGCGGGGAATATTGATGTGGTGTTGGTTGCTTATGACCGCGATGGTAGAGTGTACGACTTTGGCTCTTTAGAAATTCAGGCTGTATATATTTCTGGAAATGTAAGAAATCCATTTACCCATTACATGTCGGATTGCAAGGCGAATGCCTCAATGGACTGGACGCGCCAACCTAACTATCCTCGTCCCGATTTCCTCTCATCCTCTCGAAAGCGTTTAGCTCCTCAACTTATGTTTAAGGGAGGTATTATTCAGGCTTGGAATAAGAAAATGGCGGTGGCCTTGGACAGTGGTTTTTACAAGACGCTCCCCGACCTCACAGAGGTACCAAAATCTGAAGCTGAAGTCGCCTGGCTTGTGTACGATCTTGTTCTCGATACTAATGCCACCCGATACAATTTAACGAGAGCTAAAGTCGTTTATACAAAATTCTCAGAGGCGTTGAACGCCATAACCCGCCCGAAAGTTGGGAGAATTGAAGATTT
- a CDS encoding sulfatase produces the protein MVQENRPNVLFISFDDLNHYVGFLDRAPNAVTPHFNRLAERCTVFERAYCQAPICNPSRASLMSGLRPSTTGVYNNRQPLRFSEAGKNCVTLPQHFRQNGYFTTGSGKVYHGKFPDPMSWDSYVPSLFNQSHSGAGPDHHSVNGMVGMGNLDWGPMDVADEDMQDYRAVSYCVEQLGTRHDKPFFLTCGFKLPHLMWHVPRKYIEAYELDDLHLPETLANDLDDVPAIAQRWANQKPHARIVEAGQWKEAIRCYLACISFVDTQIGRLIDALDASAYAENTAIVLWADHGWHLGEKSHWKKSTLWEEATRVPLLISAPGYSPGTCSEPVGLIDIYPTLIALCGLSDRSGLEGRSLVPLMENPNRNWPFPAITTHGRGNHAIRSERWRYILYADGSEELYDHRHDEMEWENLAHSPGLREVKELLSQWLPENNAPDSEVVEWPEDNERYRARIEAMMDE, from the coding sequence ATGGTACAAGAAAATCGACCAAATGTGTTGTTCATTTCATTCGATGATTTAAATCACTATGTGGGATTTTTGGATCGCGCTCCAAATGCAGTGACTCCTCATTTTAATCGGTTGGCCGAGCGGTGTACAGTATTTGAACGCGCGTATTGTCAGGCGCCGATTTGCAATCCGTCGCGGGCGAGTTTGATGAGTGGATTGAGGCCATCTACTACGGGTGTTTATAACAATCGACAACCGCTCAGATTTTCGGAAGCGGGAAAAAATTGCGTGACTTTGCCGCAGCACTTTCGGCAAAATGGCTATTTCACTACGGGCAGCGGCAAGGTATATCACGGAAAATTTCCCGATCCCATGTCGTGGGATTCTTATGTGCCGAGTTTGTTCAATCAGTCGCATTCCGGCGCGGGACCCGATCATCATTCCGTAAATGGCATGGTGGGTATGGGCAATCTGGACTGGGGACCGATGGATGTTGCCGATGAAGATATGCAGGATTACAGGGCTGTGAGTTATTGTGTTGAGCAATTGGGGACCAGGCATGACAAACCCTTCTTTTTAACGTGTGGATTTAAGCTGCCGCATCTGATGTGGCATGTGCCGAGGAAATATATAGAGGCTTATGAACTGGATGATCTCCATTTACCCGAGACACTGGCAAATGATCTGGACGATGTTCCCGCAATCGCGCAGCGATGGGCGAATCAAAAACCGCATGCGCGTATCGTAGAAGCAGGGCAATGGAAAGAAGCGATTCGGTGTTATCTGGCGTGCATCAGTTTTGTGGATACGCAAATTGGACGATTGATAGATGCACTGGATGCAAGTGCTTATGCAGAGAATACAGCGATTGTTTTGTGGGCAGATCACGGGTGGCATTTGGGCGAAAAAAGCCACTGGAAAAAGAGTACGTTGTGGGAAGAGGCCACGCGCGTGCCCTTGCTTATTTCGGCTCCGGGTTATTCGCCCGGCACCTGTTCAGAACCCGTGGGATTGATCGATATTTATCCCACGCTGATTGCGTTGTGCGGCTTGTCTGATCGCAGTGGATTGGAAGGCAGAAGTCTGGTGCCACTGATGGAAAATCCCAATCGCAACTGGCCCTTTCCCGCAATCACTACACACGGGCGTGGCAATCATGCCATACGGTCTGAGCGCTGGCGATATATCCTTTATGCAGATGGGTCAGAAGAGCTTTACGATCACAGACATGACGAGATGGAATGGGAAAATCTGGCGCATAGTCCGGGACTGCGCGAGGTCAAAGAACTTCTATCGCAATGGTTGCCCGAGAATAATGCGCCGGATTCTGAGGTCGTTGAATGGCCTGAAGATAATGAGCGCTATCGGGCGAGGATAGAGGCGATGATGGACGAATAG
- a CDS encoding cupin domain-containing protein, whose protein sequence is MAYIKNWRDQQPEVAHLSAIRWPGLRQRNATPKHGEDDSPQLHNIQGIVKHGLQGRKTSDHHKHPQTEQAYYIISGSGEVLVGEDRFSVRPGDAVYLPADIYHQMFNDMNDEWLEHLVLSKNIDTEPGGECVIRNWEDVLPVSDGAGAIRWHQLGPVGEENTGCLKSIAFIDREAVQPGQQSIARCYDDIELGFWILENKGILVTSDGEQHITEGDVVHVPPGISYHIKNPHSEWFSYMIIAA, encoded by the coding sequence ATGGCATACATCAAAAACTGGCGAGACCAGCAACCCGAAGTGGCGCACCTGAGCGCGATTCGCTGGCCGGGGCTAAGACAGAGAAATGCGACACCCAAACACGGTGAAGACGACTCACCGCAGTTGCACAATATTCAGGGCATTGTCAAACACGGACTTCAAGGGCGCAAAACCTCCGACCACCACAAACACCCGCAAACCGAACAGGCGTATTATATCATCAGCGGCAGCGGCGAAGTCCTCGTAGGAGAAGACCGCTTTTCCGTACGCCCTGGCGACGCCGTGTATTTGCCCGCGGATATTTACCATCAGATGTTCAACGACATGAATGACGAATGGCTCGAACACCTCGTCCTCAGCAAAAATATCGACACCGAACCCGGAGGCGAATGTGTGATCCGCAACTGGGAAGACGTTTTACCCGTAAGCGATGGCGCAGGCGCGATTCGCTGGCATCAACTCGGCCCTGTCGGCGAAGAAAACACGGGATGCTTAAAATCCATTGCCTTCATCGACCGCGAAGCTGTACAACCCGGCCAACAGAGCATTGCGCGATGTTATGACGACATAGAACTCGGCTTCTGGATTCTCGAAAACAAGGGCATCCTCGTCACATCCGATGGCGAACAGCACATCACAGAAGGCGATGTGGTTCACGTACCCCCCGGCATATCCTATCACATCAAAAATCCCCACAGCGAATGGTTTAGCTATATGATTATCGCCGCATAA
- a CDS encoding phytanoyl-CoA dioxygenase family protein, translating into MDIYEKYFFDVNGYLVVEDILSPDQVAALNEAIDHNRDRIRIREGEDRLSGGVGRHGGEVSIALEGSHGRGDIGSILRWPKPWCQPFRDLLSHLPTMHYMLDMIGNGFRYGNANGISMTRGAEGHLLHGGGGFLGGHMYFCKDGKMWNNLIAVCYQLADVNPGDGGFVCIPGSHKANFECPTDVRRMERDLGCFKHIPMKAGSAVIFTEALTHGAMPWTADHERRTLLYRYAAGGYVNPPSGNDPAKYAPFMDELTPLQQAIMQPPHNAGRIDVAALIEAEERASSGA; encoded by the coding sequence ATGGATATTTATGAGAAGTATTTTTTTGATGTGAATGGATATCTGGTAGTGGAGGACATTTTATCTCCCGATCAGGTCGCAGCCCTCAATGAGGCGATTGATCACAATCGAGACAGAATACGGATTCGAGAGGGGGAGGATAGGTTGTCGGGCGGTGTGGGCAGACATGGCGGCGAGGTTTCTATCGCACTGGAAGGATCACATGGACGAGGGGATATCGGGAGTATTCTGAGATGGCCAAAGCCGTGGTGCCAGCCCTTCCGTGATTTGCTATCTCATTTGCCAACGATGCACTATATGCTCGATATGATCGGCAATGGATTTCGCTATGGCAATGCTAATGGGATTAGCATGACCAGAGGAGCAGAAGGGCATTTGCTTCACGGTGGGGGTGGGTTTTTGGGCGGACATATGTACTTTTGCAAGGATGGGAAGATGTGGAATAATCTGATTGCCGTGTGTTATCAACTCGCCGATGTCAATCCCGGCGATGGCGGATTTGTGTGTATTCCCGGCAGTCACAAGGCCAATTTTGAATGTCCGACGGATGTGCGCCGAATGGAGCGGGACCTGGGTTGTTTCAAGCATATTCCCATGAAGGCGGGATCGGCGGTAATTTTTACCGAAGCGTTGACACATGGCGCGATGCCCTGGACTGCGGATCACGAGCGACGGACCTTATTGTATCGCTATGCCGCAGGGGGATATGTCAACCCGCCCAGTGGCAATGATCCCGCGAAATACGCGCCGTTTATGGATGAGTTGACACCGCTTCAGCAGGCTATTATGCAACCCCCGCACAATGCGGGGCGCATAGATGTCGCCGCGCTGATCGAAGCGGAGGAAAGAGCGAGTTCTGGTGCTTGA
- a CDS encoding Gfo/Idh/MocA family oxidoreductase — MNAIAVIGTGYIGGEHIKAISAHPNAHLRTICTTPRSEQIAKDLQVTYGADKISTQYENVLSDSEIDIIYLCTPNSQHVDQAVAALDAGKHVFVEKPLAVTVEDCQKIVDAAKRSGQQVMVGHGARFSNVFETIYHLIHNGTLGEACFVEGDYIHDLKPFLPLPGHDWWMDTEKEGQLPIIGGACHPLDLMRWLAGEIVEVSAYGVNKNIPDAPWYDTVIANLKFESGALGKCLVSCGAEIPYNLNFSYHGTRGSIHNNKLFIGGMPHVEEWSELPIEIRAEDHTCPQELDHFLTCIESGEKPLIDAVDGARSVAVCCAIIESIENNRPATVFLDF, encoded by the coding sequence ATGAACGCGATTGCCGTCATAGGAACGGGCTATATCGGTGGCGAACACATCAAAGCCATCTCAGCGCATCCCAATGCACATTTGCGAACAATATGTACAACCCCGCGCAGCGAACAGATCGCAAAAGACCTGCAAGTGACATATGGCGCAGATAAAATCTCGACACAATACGAAAACGTCCTATCCGATTCCGAAATCGACATCATTTATCTCTGCACGCCCAACTCACAACACGTAGATCAAGCCGTCGCCGCGCTCGACGCGGGCAAGCACGTCTTTGTGGAAAAACCCCTCGCCGTTACAGTTGAAGACTGTCAAAAAATCGTCGATGCAGCCAAACGATCCGGGCAACAAGTTATGGTTGGCCACGGCGCGCGATTTAGCAACGTATTTGAAACCATTTACCACCTCATTCACAACGGCACGCTGGGAGAAGCCTGTTTTGTAGAAGGCGACTACATCCACGATCTCAAACCCTTCCTGCCACTGCCCGGTCACGACTGGTGGATGGACACGGAAAAAGAAGGCCAACTGCCCATTATCGGAGGGGCCTGCCATCCTCTGGACCTCATGCGCTGGCTCGCCGGAGAAATCGTTGAGGTCAGCGCGTATGGCGTAAACAAAAATATTCCCGATGCGCCCTGGTACGACACGGTTATTGCGAACTTAAAATTTGAATCTGGCGCCTTGGGCAAATGCCTGGTCTCCTGCGGCGCAGAAATTCCCTACAACCTCAACTTCAGCTATCACGGCACCAGAGGCTCCATTCACAACAACAAACTCTTCATCGGCGGTATGCCCCATGTAGAAGAATGGTCTGAACTCCCAATTGAAATCCGCGCAGAAGACCATACCTGCCCCCAGGAACTCGACCACTTTTTGACCTGTATTGAAAGTGGCGAAAAACCACTGATTGACGCGGTTGATGGTGCGCGATCCGTCGCCGTATGCTGTGCCATCATTGAATCCATCGAAAATAATCGTCCGGCAACTGTCTTTCTGGATTTTTAG
- a CDS encoding GNAT family N-acetyltransferase, whose protein sequence is MNNRTSSIRMRLSLREPLPEYTAPQGFTIRALQPGEEEEWIRMKNEAFGEEGGNPWTIDNFHATFTREPCCDYKRIFIALRGDYMVATASAWEAYYGGKSVGLIHWVGTDPKYRGHGLGYALTLRALKELVARGYADAYLNTALWREPAVRLYKRLGFRITPKTEDT, encoded by the coding sequence ATGAATAATCGCACAAGTAGCATCCGCATGCGCCTTTCTCTTAGAGAACCGCTACCCGAATACACAGCCCCCCAAGGCTTCACAATTCGCGCGCTTCAACCCGGCGAAGAAGAAGAATGGATTCGCATGAAGAATGAGGCTTTTGGTGAAGAAGGTGGAAACCCCTGGACCATCGACAATTTTCACGCCACATTCACCCGCGAACCGTGCTGCGACTACAAACGCATTTTTATCGCCCTCAGAGGCGATTATATGGTAGCAACTGCCAGCGCGTGGGAAGCCTATTACGGAGGAAAATCAGTTGGCCTCATCCACTGGGTTGGTACCGATCCCAAATACAGAGGACATGGACTCGGTTATGCCCTTACACTTCGCGCCCTCAAAGAACTCGTTGCCCGCGGGTATGCCGATGCCTATCTCAACACAGCCCTCTGGCGCGAACCCGCTGTGCGCCTCTACAAACGCCTGGGCTTTCGCATCACCCCCAAAACCGAAGACACCTGA
- a CDS encoding sodium:solute symporter family protein, which translates to MFGLHIYDVVTLGIYLVGITTIGLISSRGVKGTLDYFMGGRKFGKAVLIMHAFGTGTHTDAAVNVVGASYKMGMRGIWYAWLPLFCTPFYWIMMPLFRRMRYITTGDFFDERFGKGLGPAYTAFGVIFYVLAMGIMLEGTGKMASGITGGVLSTETCIIVMTILFVSYGLLGGLQAAVITDFIQGIFVIVLSFLLCPFLLDQVGGFTGLHQTLPQDVFGLTAPDDPPPGYDRISVAFVIILTINTLFNIPGQPHCMEMGGSGKTEWEGRVGFTYGNMIKRFCTIAWAFIGVGAMVIYPNIDDPELVFGMATRDLLPVGLVGVMLASMLAAVMSSCDSFMVAGSALFVENIYKPYFARKKEDHHYLNAGRIMGILMVIAGIVVTEIFSSVVELWRFLSALPAFWGIAVWGGILWRRCNGYGAWAGLISSALVWWITRNYFHLEFMEQVTWYLSTGVLLTIIVSLSTPQQPKALLDKFYTTLHTPVGQEDKLRALGYEVRD; encoded by the coding sequence ATGTTTGGTCTGCACATCTACGACGTGGTCACACTTGGCATTTATCTCGTGGGCATCACCACCATCGGCCTCATTTCGTCTCGAGGAGTCAAAGGCACACTCGATTATTTTATGGGCGGGCGCAAGTTTGGCAAAGCCGTGCTCATCATGCATGCCTTTGGCACCGGAACCCACACCGATGCCGCTGTCAATGTCGTCGGAGCATCTTACAAAATGGGGATGCGCGGGATATGGTATGCCTGGCTGCCCCTGTTTTGCACCCCGTTTTACTGGATCATGATGCCCCTTTTCAGGCGTATGCGTTATATCACCACAGGCGACTTTTTTGACGAGCGTTTTGGCAAAGGACTCGGCCCGGCATATACGGCCTTTGGCGTTATCTTCTACGTGCTCGCCATGGGTATTATGCTCGAAGGCACGGGAAAAATGGCAAGCGGGATTACCGGCGGTGTGCTCAGCACAGAGACCTGCATCATTGTCATGACAATTTTATTTGTATCTTATGGCCTCTTAGGCGGCCTGCAAGCCGCTGTAATCACAGACTTTATTCAGGGCATATTCGTCATCGTCCTGTCTTTTTTGCTCTGCCCTTTTCTGCTCGATCAGGTCGGTGGTTTTACCGGACTACATCAAACATTGCCACAGGACGTCTTTGGACTCACTGCGCCCGATGATCCACCGCCCGGCTACGATCGCATCTCCGTCGCATTTGTCATCATACTCACCATCAATACCCTGTTCAACATCCCCGGACAACCCCACTGCATGGAAATGGGCGGATCTGGCAAAACAGAATGGGAAGGCCGCGTCGGATTTACCTATGGCAACATGATCAAACGCTTTTGCACCATCGCCTGGGCGTTTATCGGCGTGGGCGCCATGGTCATATATCCCAACATAGACGATCCCGAACTCGTCTTTGGCATGGCAACGCGCGACCTGCTGCCCGTTGGTCTCGTCGGTGTCATGCTGGCATCCATGCTCGCAGCCGTTATGTCTTCTTGCGACTCGTTTATGGTCGCTGGATCGGCACTCTTTGTCGAAAATATTTACAAACCCTATTTTGCGCGAAAAAAAGAAGACCACCACTATCTCAATGCAGGGCGAATTATGGGCATCCTCATGGTCATCGCGGGCATCGTGGTAACGGAAATTTTTAGTAGCGTGGTCGAATTGTGGCGCTTTCTCTCGGCACTTCCCGCCTTCTGGGGCATCGCCGTATGGGGCGGCATCTTGTGGCGCCGGTGCAATGGGTACGGCGCGTGGGCTGGCCTGATCAGTTCTGCCCTCGTGTGGTGGATTACCCGCAACTATTTTCACCTGGAATTCATGGAACAGGTGACCTGGTACCTCAGCACAGGCGTTCTACTCACCATTATCGTAAGCCTATCTACACCCCAGCAGCCCAAAGCACTGCTCGACAAATTCTACACCACCTTGCACACACCCGTAGGACAAGAAGACAAGCTCAGAGCACTGGGTTACGAAGTTCGAGATTGA
- a CDS encoding Gfo/Idh/MocA family oxidoreductase, with amino-acid sequence MKTPIRILLVGCGRMALGHASGLKSLKELGIIVAGVDPSEEARNNLKTQYGVSTTFDNLDDALANAEADAAIIAVPNFLHRDYTIACLEKELHTLIEKPMALTLADVDDMIATAEAKGKLLMSGQSQRFSTAIRQVKKLLEENAVGKIRHVIHRRLGSGRGGDENSWFARQKLSGGILPGIGVHSLDVLLWWMDEKAVSVSAIVQNIDPHPDIDIEDEVSLIATTESNAILNCALSFHHRAGTEWIVMGDEGVIHLNGTSGPLLLNGKEQHIPETVHLAGEHNIHLEFLSAIRDNRPLAQASAQDVHKTMALIFAAMESGKTGKTVSVST; translated from the coding sequence ATGAAAACACCTATACGCATTTTGCTCGTCGGTTGCGGGCGCATGGCTTTAGGCCATGCCAGCGGTTTGAAATCATTGAAAGAACTCGGCATCATTGTCGCCGGTGTTGATCCGTCCGAAGAGGCACGCAATAATCTAAAAACCCAATATGGTGTGTCAACTACCTTTGACAACCTCGACGATGCGCTTGCAAACGCAGAAGCCGATGCTGCAATCATTGCCGTGCCCAACTTTCTGCACCGCGATTATACCATTGCCTGCCTGGAAAAGGAGTTGCACACCCTCATCGAAAAGCCCATGGCCCTTACCCTCGCAGATGTCGATGATATGATCGCTACCGCCGAAGCCAAAGGGAAATTGCTCATGTCCGGACAGAGCCAGCGTTTTTCAACAGCGATTCGCCAGGTCAAAAAACTACTCGAAGAAAATGCAGTGGGAAAAATTCGCCACGTCATCCACCGCAGGCTTGGATCGGGACGCGGCGGCGACGAAAATAGCTGGTTTGCGCGTCAAAAATTATCGGGCGGCATTCTCCCTGGCATTGGCGTTCACTCGCTCGATGTACTCTTGTGGTGGATGGATGAAAAAGCCGTATCCGTCTCGGCAATCGTGCAAAATATCGATCCACACCCCGATATCGACATCGAAGACGAAGTCTCCCTCATCGCCACAACAGAAAGCAATGCCATCCTCAACTGCGCCCTCTCATTTCACCATCGTGCCGGTACGGAATGGATCGTAATGGGCGATGAAGGCGTCATTCACCTCAACGGCACCAGCGGACCTTTATTGCTCAATGGAAAAGAACAGCACATACCCGAAACCGTTCACCTCGCTGGCGAGCACAATATACATCTCGAATTTCTCTCAGCTATCCGCGACAACCGCCCCCTCGCGCAAGCATCAGCGCAAGATGTACACAAAACAATGGCACTCATCTTTGCGGCAATGGAATCGGGAAAAACTGGAAAAACTGTATCCGTTTCCACATAG